From the genome of Nicotiana sylvestris chromosome 2, ASM39365v2, whole genome shotgun sequence, one region includes:
- the LOC104213335 gene encoding uncharacterized protein — translation MSKIPIMLKSNGNWDNYGRFRDFEVDAIVVDDNANYGILSSTIAEQLSIDTSDKIIEIKYIVNENCPPMEIRNDMGVRAYMETKKENKNLGSYPLCISVRDFNMELAINNESTSAGSSGSLNLLEFPSSPAIEEYQSEIITESTQTYIEEGQVYQDKQTVAAAMKNYSVMHKFQFRVKRSSHRSYWLICVAESCKWHFKATSINDSAMFKIRSFSRQHTCCLMDETFIQRKRTATVLGSMVVPKYCDPKTVYTPKDIQTDMLSEHGLNLSYMQAWRAKEKALQFLRGNPCDSYNKLPKYFYILEKNYPGSVVKLKKAADDCFLYTFVALCTSINGWQHCRPVVVVDGTFLKSAYRGIMLTVITMDAVGTIFPLAYAVVDSENDASWKWFFEQFKEAYGERPSMCVVSDRHESILKATSVVYPGLAHYSCMWHIWTNIRWSRVHATVNRTFTMTSNIAESLNAVTKDARELPIFDLFEYMRTLLERWTKEKLSKAKGTFTYLGHKYNKELEDNSTLSQKLRVRASTDHIHTVLDGVKRYIVCLENKKCSCGQFQLDELPCAHALAALRHRNETYENYCSPYYTRKSLLLTYEMPVNPLPDEGKWEVPQHILDEVVKPPAGDKRQPGRPHKERYKTFDEIKSKKYKVSCGNCGGEGHNKRTCKNAPKKK, via the exons atgtcaaaaatcccaataaTGCTGAAATCGAATGGTAATTGGGATAACTATGGCAGATTTAGAGATTTTGAAGTTGATGCCATTGTGGTAGATGATAATGCAAACTACGGAATTCTCAGTTCTACAATTGCAGAACAATTATCGATTGATACATCGgataaaattatagaaatcaaatacattgtgaaCGAGAATTGTCCTCCAATGGAGATTAGGAATGATATGGGGGTTCGTGCTTACATGGAAaccaaaaaggagaataaaaacttaggttcgtatcctttatgtataagcgtaagagatttcaatatggaattggcaATCAACAATGAAAGCACCAGTGCAG GTTCGTCTGGATCCCTAAACTTACTTGAATTTCCATCCTCACCAGCTATAGaggaatatcaaagtgaaataataactgaatCTACGCAAACATATATTGAAGAAGGACAAGTTTATCAGGACAAGCAAACAGTAGCTGCTGCAATGAAGAATTATTCAGTGATGCACAAGTTCCAGTTCAGAGTAAAAAGATCCAGTCATAGAAG CTACTGGCTTATATGTGTTGCTGAAAGCTGTAAATGGCATTTCAAGGCAACGTCAATTAATGATTCGGCAATGTTCAAGATAAGAAGTTTCAGCCGTCAACACACATGCTGCCTAATGGACGAAACATTCATACAGCGCAAACGTACTGCAACAGTACTTGGTAGCATGGTCGTTCCAAAGTATTGTGATCCTAAGACTGTTTACACACCAAAGGACATACAAACTGACATGTTATCCGAACATGGACTGAAcctaagctacatgcaagcatggagagcaaaggaaaaagctttacagtttttgagagggaatccgtgtgactcctacaacaaattacccaaatatttttatattcttgagaagaattatcctggtTCTGTTGTTAAATTGAAGAAGGCAGCAGATGATTGCTTCTTATACacatttgttgctctttgtacaTCAATAAATGGTTGGCAACATTGTAGGCCGGTAGTAGTGGTTGATGGGACATTCTTAAAGTCAGCCTACAGGGGAATTATGCTGACAGTAATCACCATGGATGCAGTAG GTACTATTTTTCCCTTGGCATATGCTGTGGTTGATTCTGAAAACGACGCGTCTTGGAagtggttctttgagcaattcaaggaGGCATATGGTGAAAGACCTTCAATGTGTGTTGTTTCAGATAGGCATGAGAGTATACTGAAGGCAACATCAGTTGTCTATCCGGGATTGGCACACTACTCTTGCATGTGGCATATATGGACAAATATAAG atggtCAAGAGTACATGCAACGGTAAATAGAACTTTTACTATGACGTCAAACATTGCCGAGTCGTTGAATGCTGTAACAAAAGATGCAAGAGAGCTTCCAATATTTGATCTATTTGAGTATATGAGGACTCTTCTTGAACGTTGGACAAAAGAAAAGTTATCGAAGGCAAAGGGTACTTTCACATACCTTGGTCACAAATACAACAAAGAATTGGAAGACAACAGTACATTATCTCAGAAACTAAgg gtgagggcttcaacagatcatatacatactgtgttagatggtgtgaagcggtacattgtgtgtctagaaaacaagaaatgtagctgtggacaattccaacttgatgaacttCCATGTGCGCATGCTTTGGCAGCATTAAGGCATAGGAATGAAACATACGAAAACTATTGCTCTCCGTATTACACAAGGAAGAGCCTTCTGCTTACCTATGAAATGCCAGTAAATCCTCTTCCTGATGAAGGCAAATGGGAAGTGCCACAACATATTTTGGATGAGGTAGTAAAGCCACCGGCGGGAGATAAAAGGCAGCCAGGGAGACCTCACAAGGAAAGATATAAAACATTTGATGAAATAAAGTCAAAGAAATACAAGGTGTCATGTGGTAATTGTGGAggtgaagggcataacaaaagaaCTTGCAAGAATGCGCCGAAAAAGAAATGA